The following proteins are co-located in the Streptococcus downei MFe28 genome:
- a CDS encoding DUF2129 domain-containing protein yields the protein MFEKQKRVGIIVYLYYNRDARKLNRYGDMIYHSRRFRYVQLYLDAQKQAETLEALKKLKFVKRVRPSHLDDINQDFVGSLFREDQPEIN from the coding sequence ATGTTTGAAAAACAAAAACGTGTCGGAATCATCGTTTATCTCTATTACAATCGGGATGCCCGCAAGTTAAATCGCTATGGAGATATGATTTATCACTCACGCCGTTTTCGCTATGTCCAACTTTATCTAGATGCGCAAAAGCAAGCAGAGACCCTCGAGGCATTAAAGAAGTTAAAGTTTGTCAAGCGAGTTCGTCCTTCCCATCTGGACGATATTAATCAGGATTTTGTTGGTAGTCTTTTTCGAGAAGACCAGCCAGAAATTAATTAA
- a CDS encoding YlbF family regulator codes for MLEINEELLAIDDAIEQLVEAILASPQVQDYQAKQVSLMADQDLQDQLAQFQELQASYEDQKEFAKYRPEVSQLRRQILRLKRQIDMTQTMQDFRLAEVILQSLLAEITRQLAESVSSDIFVDTGLPLAPRRHKHGQGRGENIREDAQE; via the coding sequence ATGTTAGAAATTAATGAGGAGCTCTTGGCCATTGATGATGCCATTGAGCAACTAGTTGAGGCGATTCTTGCTAGTCCTCAGGTCCAGGACTATCAAGCCAAGCAAGTCAGTTTGATGGCAGACCAGGACTTGCAAGACCAGCTGGCCCAGTTTCAAGAATTGCAGGCCAGCTATGAGGACCAAAAGGAATTTGCCAAGTATCGGCCAGAGGTTTCCCAGCTTCGCCGTCAGATTTTACGATTAAAACGCCAGATTGATATGACTCAGACCATGCAGGACTTTCGGCTAGCAGAGGTAATCCTGCAGAGCCTTTTGGCCGAGATTACCAGGCAGTTGGCTGAAAGTGTCTCCTCTGATATTTTTGTTGATACAGGGCTTCCTTTGGCTCCTCGTCGTCACAAGCACGGACAAGGACGAGGGGAAAATATTCGTGAGGATGCCCAAGAATAG
- a CDS encoding methyltransferase domain-containing protein, whose protein sequence is MVMYASNDNKWQSLHKESQNRRIRNEPNYAIKRIYSLKDKIFQKEPINRTLEIGCGFGRNLRYLIDNNFSDYYYGVDLTQTAIEKASDFLSEPIGQGLLELKECDVSKGLPFPDNYFDCIFDIMSPITFIVSKKGRESYFSEINRVLRPEGSFLFLAVRKGGIFYDAYNDSDLLKKGYIKRKLDGMIERVYSLDELVSLLCPLQLVVLDITSEHTRAFGSEKFIRENGF, encoded by the coding sequence ATGGTTATGTATGCTTCAAATGACAATAAGTGGCAATCATTACATAAAGAATCCCAAAACAGGAGGATTAGAAATGAGCCAAATTATGCCATAAAAAGAATCTATTCTTTAAAAGATAAAATCTTTCAAAAAGAACCAATAAATCGCACATTAGAAATCGGTTGTGGTTTTGGTAGAAATCTTAGATATTTGATTGATAATAACTTTTCTGATTACTACTACGGGGTAGATTTAACTCAAACAGCTATTGAAAAAGCTTCTGACTTTTTGAGTGAACCAATTGGTCAAGGACTGCTTGAATTGAAAGAATGTGATGTCAGCAAAGGTTTACCTTTCCCAGATAACTATTTTGATTGTATTTTTGACATTATGTCACCAATTACATTTATTGTGAGTAAAAAAGGGCGGGAAAGCTATTTTTCTGAGATCAATAGAGTTCTAAGACCTGAAGGTTCATTTCTTTTTCTGGCAGTACGCAAGGGAGGCATCTTTTACGATGCTTATAATGATTCAGATTTACTGAAAAAGGGATATATTAAAAGAAAACTTGATGGTATGATTGAAAGGGTATATTCATTGGACGAATTAGTGAGCTTACTGTGCCCCTTGCAGCTAGTAGTTTTGGACATAACTTCCGAACACACTAGAGCATTTGGTTCCGAAAAGTTCATACGCGAAAATGGATTTTAG
- a CDS encoding class I SAM-dependent methyltransferase encodes MDVGNDIDINDSHQWTFYNGVAKHFDNHVKLSVPLYEEGHEFICYLSDFFLKEGSNYYEVGSSTGTLINKLCERHDSKKNVTFYGVEPVKEMIDLAQKKCDKEIKFVNDTIENVNLLPASLIVGYL; translated from the coding sequence ATGGATGTTGGAAATGATATAGACATAAATGATAGTCATCAGTGGACTTTTTATAATGGAGTGGCAAAACATTTTGATAATCATGTAAAACTATCTGTTCCATTATATGAAGAAGGTCACGAGTTTATTTGTTACTTGAGTGATTTTTTCTTAAAAGAGGGCAGTAATTACTATGAGGTTGGAAGCTCCACAGGGACATTAATCAATAAGTTGTGTGAACGCCATGACAGTAAGAAAAATGTAACCTTTTATGGTGTTGAACCTGTAAAAGAAATGATTGACCTTGCTCAGAAAAAATGTGATAAAGAAATAAAATTTGTTAATGATACCATTGAAAATGTTAATCTTTTACCTGCTAGTCTGATTGTAGGTTACTTGTAG
- the gap gene encoding type I glyceraldehyde-3-phosphate dehydrogenase codes for MVVKVGINGFGRIGRLALRRIQTLNNIEVTHVNDLTDSKMLAHLLKYDSTQGRFDGTVDVKEGGFVVNGKFIKVTSEPNPEKIDWASYGVDIVLEATGFFASKEKAEKHLHANGGAKKVIITAPGGNDVKTVVFNVNHETLTGKETVISPGSCTTNCLAPMADTLNKAFGIAVGTMTTIHSYTGDQMTLDAPHRKGDFRRARAAAVNTVPTSSGAAKAIGLVIPELDGLLKGHAQRVTTPTGSLTELVSVVKKPVTVDEVNAAMKAAQNESFAYNEDLIVSSDIIGDTHGSIFDATQTEVTTDGRNYLVKTVAWYDNEMSFTAQLIRTLNYFASLT; via the coding sequence ATGGTTGTTAAAGTTGGAATTAATGGGTTTGGTCGTATTGGTCGTTTAGCACTTCGCCGAATTCAAACACTAAATAATATTGAAGTGACACATGTCAATGATTTAACAGATTCAAAAATGTTAGCCCACCTTTTAAAATATGATAGTACCCAAGGAAGGTTTGATGGTACAGTTGATGTTAAAGAAGGTGGATTTGTCGTCAATGGTAAGTTTATTAAAGTAACCAGTGAACCTAATCCTGAAAAGATTGATTGGGCTTCCTATGGAGTTGATATTGTACTTGAAGCGACAGGATTCTTTGCAAGTAAAGAAAAAGCTGAAAAGCACCTTCACGCTAATGGTGGGGCTAAGAAAGTAATTATTACTGCTCCTGGTGGAAATGATGTTAAAACGGTAGTATTTAATGTAAATCACGAAACTTTAACAGGAAAGGAAACAGTAATTTCGCCAGGTTCATGTACTACGAACTGCCTTGCACCAATGGCTGATACACTTAATAAAGCGTTTGGAATTGCAGTAGGTACAATGACAACTATCCATAGCTATACAGGAGATCAAATGACTCTTGATGCACCACATCGTAAAGGAGATTTTCGTCGAGCACGGGCAGCTGCAGTAAATACAGTGCCCACTTCATCTGGAGCAGCCAAGGCAATTGGACTTGTAATTCCAGAATTGGATGGCCTATTAAAAGGTCATGCTCAACGGGTTACTACCCCGACAGGTTCATTAACGGAACTTGTAAGTGTTGTGAAAAAGCCAGTAACGGTTGACGAAGTGAATGCTGCGATGAAGGCTGCGCAAAATGAAAGTTTTGCTTACAATGAAGATTTGATTGTTTCAAGTGATATCATAGGTGATACACATGGTTCAATTTTCGATGCAACTCAAACAGAAGTTACGACGGACGGAAGAAACTATCTTGTTAAGACTGTTGCTTGGTATGATAACGAAATGAGTTTTACTGCTCAATTGATTAGGACCCTAAATTATTTTGCGAGCCTCACTTAA
- a CDS encoding DMT family transporter, whose amino-acid sequence MVFKVSSKNSFLFSIILTTIFMGSSFPTGKYLISINRAPPFLIGSWRFIIAGLLMLVFTILTKGISEIIPRSKGSIKKGILLVISIGLLQTAGTMGFLNLSMAKGLSSSMSSIILFTNPLWLALFAHFLLNDRLNKWKILSLILGLLGVILCLGVDKSAISIGSFIALLGSICWAINTVITKKIPFDKGSWVFTGWQLLIGGIAMYLVSLALQETYNFALINAVGWFCFVWLVLPASIGSFGLWFYSLKQGGATVASSFLFLVPLFSTIFSVIGLHDHFTLSVVVGGLLVITSLILVNKSSNI is encoded by the coding sequence GTGGTTTTTAAAGTATCATCTAAGAACTCGTTCTTATTTAGTATTATATTGACGACTATATTTATGGGTTCGTCTTTTCCAACTGGGAAATATTTGATTTCTATTAATCGTGCTCCTCCCTTTCTAATTGGAAGTTGGCGTTTTATTATTGCAGGTCTCCTAATGTTAGTATTCACAATTTTAACAAAAGGAATATCTGAAATAATACCTAGAAGCAAAGGAAGTATAAAAAAAGGAATTTTATTAGTTATAAGTATCGGACTATTGCAAACAGCCGGAACAATGGGATTTTTAAATCTTTCTATGGCAAAAGGGCTTTCATCGTCAATGTCCTCAATTATTTTGTTTACGAATCCCTTGTGGCTAGCGCTTTTTGCTCACTTTTTGCTAAATGATAGACTAAATAAATGGAAGATATTATCCCTTATTTTGGGTCTATTAGGTGTCATTTTGTGCTTAGGTGTAGACAAATCAGCAATCAGTATAGGTTCTTTTATTGCCCTCCTTGGTTCTATTTGTTGGGCAATCAATACTGTTATTACTAAGAAAATTCCATTCGATAAGGGTTCATGGGTATTTACTGGCTGGCAACTTCTTATAGGTGGTATAGCAATGTACTTGGTTTCACTAGCGCTTCAGGAGACCTACAATTTTGCACTTATTAATGCAGTAGGATGGTTTTGCTTTGTCTGGCTTGTTTTGCCAGCCTCTATCGGCTCATTTGGCCTTTGGTTTTATAGTCTTAAACAAGGTGGTGCCACGGTTGCCAGTAGCTTCTTATTTTTAGTTCCACTATTTTCTACAATTTTCTCTGTTATCGGTTTGCATGACCACTTTACATTGAGTGTAGTAGTTGGTGGACTTTTAGTAATAACTTCATTGATTTTAGTAAATAAAAGTTCAAATATATAG
- a CDS encoding RrF2 family transcriptional regulator has translation MKLSSGWEQSVYVLLILSQLPDKQTMNSQLLSERLGTSHSYLKKIIKLLVNEGLITSVPGKFGGFSLAKPLKEITFYDVFVAIEGRGKIFASQQLLKKFLGENEGKKAQKCAVTDSLDAIEDTLVTTLSSITLAQVFDQISSNYSLAELRDWVKINA, from the coding sequence ATGAAACTATCATCTGGTTGGGAACAATCTGTTTATGTTTTGCTAATACTTTCACAATTACCTGATAAGCAGACAATGAATTCCCAATTGCTAAGCGAAAGGTTAGGAACATCCCACTCATACTTAAAAAAAATCATAAAACTGCTAGTTAATGAAGGATTAATTACTTCGGTTCCAGGAAAATTTGGTGGATTTTCTTTAGCGAAGCCATTAAAAGAAATTACTTTTTATGATGTATTTGTAGCAATTGAGGGAAGGGGAAAAATATTTGCTAGTCAACAATTATTGAAAAAATTCCTAGGTGAAAATGAAGGTAAAAAAGCTCAAAAATGTGCGGTTACAGACTCGCTTGATGCAATTGAGGATACATTGGTTACGACACTTTCTTCAATTACTCTAGCTCAGGTCTTCGACCAAATAAGCTCAAATTATAGCTTGGCAGAATTAAGAGATTGGGTGAAAATAAATGCCTAA
- a CDS encoding ATP-dependent Clp protease proteolytic subunit has translation MIPVVIEQTSRGERSYDIYSRLLKDRIVMLTGPVEDNMANSIIAQLLFLDAQDSSKDIYLYVNTPGGSVSAGLAIVDTMNFIKSDVQTIVMGMAASMGTIIASSGAKGKRFMLPHAEYMIHQPMGGTGGGTQQSDMAIAAEHLLQTRETLEKILADNSGQTLKKIHADAERDNWMTAKETLDYGFIDEIMENNELK, from the coding sequence ATGATTCCAGTAGTTATTGAACAAACCAGCCGTGGAGAACGCTCCTACGATATTTATTCTCGTCTTTTAAAAGACCGGATTGTCATGTTGACAGGGCCAGTCGAAGACAATATGGCCAACTCCATCATTGCCCAGTTGCTCTTCTTGGATGCCCAAGATAGTAGCAAGGATATTTATCTTTATGTCAATACCCCAGGTGGGTCTGTCTCAGCCGGTTTGGCCATTGTAGACACCATGAATTTCATTAAATCCGATGTGCAAACTATTGTTATGGGGATGGCTGCTTCCATGGGAACCATCATCGCTTCCAGCGGTGCCAAGGGCAAACGCTTTATGTTGCCTCATGCTGAATATATGATCCACCAACCAATGGGTGGTACTGGCGGTGGAACCCAGCAATCCGATATGGCTATTGCGGCTGAACACCTACTGCAAACTCGGGAAACCCTTGAAAAAATCTTGGCTGACAATTCAGGCCAAACTCTCAAGAAGATTCACGCCGATGCCGAACGCGACAACTGGATGACCGCCAAAGAAACCTTGGATTATGGCTTCATTGATGAAATCATGGAAAATAATGAATTAAAGTAA
- the upp gene encoding uracil phosphoribosyltransferase: protein MGKFQVISHPLIQHKLSILRREDTSTKVFRELVNEIAMLMGYEVSRDLPLEDIEIQTPITKTTQKQLAGKKLAIVPILRAGIGMVDGLVSLVPAAKVGHIGMYRDEETLQPVEYLVKLPEDIDQRQIFLVDPMLATGGSAILGVDSLKKRGAANIKFVCLVAAPEGVKALQEAHPDIDIYTAALDEKLNENGYIVPGLGDAGDRLFGTK, encoded by the coding sequence ATGGGAAAATTTCAAGTTATTTCACATCCACTGATTCAGCACAAATTATCAATCTTGCGTCGTGAGGATACCTCAACCAAGGTCTTTCGCGAATTGGTCAATGAAATTGCCATGTTGATGGGCTACGAAGTTTCTCGAGACCTCCCCTTAGAAGATATCGAAATCCAGACCCCCATCACCAAGACGACTCAAAAGCAGTTGGCTGGTAAGAAATTGGCCATTGTCCCTATTTTGCGGGCTGGAATTGGGATGGTTGATGGCTTGGTTAGCTTGGTCCCTGCAGCTAAGGTTGGCCATATCGGAATGTATCGCGATGAAGAGACCCTGCAACCTGTTGAATATCTGGTTAAATTGCCAGAAGATATTGACCAAAGGCAAATCTTCCTAGTTGACCCTATGTTGGCGACAGGTGGCTCAGCAATCTTAGGCGTTGATTCCTTGAAGAAGCGCGGGGCAGCTAACATTAAATTTGTCTGCCTAGTCGCTGCTCCCGAAGGGGTGAAGGCCTTGCAGGAAGCTCACCCAGATATCGACATCTACACCGCAGCTCTTGATGAAAAGCTCAACGAAAATGGCTATATTGTCCCTGGCTTGGGAGATGCGGGCGATCGTCTCTTTGGAACAAAATAA
- a CDS encoding MalY/PatB family protein translates to MIDFDFNTLPDRLENHSMKWKEVEANRDLLPLWVADMDFLPFPKMKAAVEAYAQRGDYGYPYFSDQVLESIQTWEKEEHGYGFEKEALVLIEGVVPAISVAIQAFSKEGEAVLINTPVYPPFARSVKLNNRQLVENSLVEKNGRFELEFEQLEKDLVENQVKVYVFCSPHNPGGRVWSPEELVKVAELCRKHNVILVSDEIHQDLALFGNKHHSLNTLGDFKDFTLILGSATKTFNVAGTKNSFAIIENPELRAIFKKRQLGNNQHEVPTIGLVTTETAFRYGRSWLTELKKVLEENINLVVERLTRETQIKVMKPEGTYLVWLDFSAYSLDDEELHRKIKEEAKLILNVGSTFGKEGLGHARLNVATPQATLKEALDRLSQVF, encoded by the coding sequence ATGATAGATTTTGATTTTAACACCCTACCCGACCGCCTAGAGAACCACTCAATGAAATGGAAAGAAGTAGAGGCCAATCGGGACCTGCTACCTCTTTGGGTAGCCGATATGGATTTCCTGCCTTTTCCTAAAATGAAGGCAGCTGTAGAGGCCTATGCCCAGCGTGGCGACTACGGTTACCCTTATTTTTCTGACCAAGTCCTAGAGTCCATCCAGACCTGGGAAAAAGAGGAGCATGGCTATGGATTTGAGAAGGAAGCTCTGGTTCTGATTGAAGGCGTGGTACCAGCTATTTCGGTGGCCATTCAGGCCTTCAGTAAGGAAGGCGAGGCGGTCCTCATCAATACCCCAGTCTATCCGCCTTTCGCTCGCTCGGTCAAGCTCAATAATCGCCAGTTAGTTGAAAACTCCTTAGTCGAGAAAAATGGACGTTTTGAATTAGAATTTGAGCAATTGGAAAAGGACCTTGTTGAAAACCAAGTCAAGGTCTATGTCTTTTGTAGTCCTCACAATCCAGGTGGCCGGGTCTGGAGTCCAGAAGAATTGGTTAAGGTGGCAGAGCTTTGCCGTAAGCATAATGTTATTCTGGTTTCTGATGAGATTCACCAAGACCTGGCCCTCTTTGGGAACAAGCATCATTCTCTCAACACCTTAGGTGACTTCAAGGATTTCACCCTAATTCTAGGTAGTGCCACCAAGACCTTTAATGTAGCAGGGACTAAGAATAGTTTTGCCATCATTGAAAATCCTGAACTGAGAGCCATTTTCAAAAAACGGCAGCTGGGCAATAATCAGCACGAGGTTCCAACCATTGGACTGGTGACCACCGAAACTGCCTTTCGCTACGGTCGCTCTTGGTTAACGGAACTCAAGAAAGTTTTGGAAGAAAATATCAATCTGGTGGTTGAGCGCCTGACAAGGGAGACTCAAATAAAGGTCATGAAGCCAGAAGGAACCTATCTGGTCTGGCTGGACTTTTCAGCCTATAGCTTGGATGATGAAGAACTTCACCGCAAAATCAAGGAGGAAGCCAAGTTGATTCTCAATGTCGGCTCCACCTTCGGGAAAGAGGGTCTTGGTCATGCTCGCTTAAATGTCGCAACGCCACAGGCTACCCTAAAAGAGGCTCTAGACCGCCTGAGTCAGGTTTTCTAA
- a CDS encoding cystathionine gamma-synthase has protein sequence MTQDYKLATLLAHAGINSDRETGALAAPLHFSTTYQHPEFGQSTGFDYTRTKNPTRATLEKTLAAIEKADYAIATSSGMSAVVLALEIFPVGSKVVAARDLYGGSFRWFNDQEKQGRFYFTYTNSQEEMLAAIGDDTDIVYIETPTNPLMIEFDIKAVAELAHQKGAAVIVDNTFYSPIYQNPIELGADIVVHSATKYLAGHNDVLAGVVITSNQAYYDKLFDNLNTTGPNLSPFDSYMLMRGLKTLKLRMEASTQNARAVAQYLEQSPAVKEVLYTGKGGMISFKVKDQAKIPTIINSLQVFTFAESLGGVESLITYPTTQTHADIPADVRASYGLTDNLLRLSIGIEDKEDLIADLAQALKA, from the coding sequence ATGACACAAGACTATAAATTGGCCACACTATTGGCTCATGCCGGAATTAATTCAGACAGGGAAACGGGGGCCTTGGCTGCCCCCTTGCATTTTTCAACCACCTACCAGCACCCTGAATTTGGTCAGTCAACCGGTTTTGACTATACGAGAACCAAAAATCCAACTAGGGCAACCTTAGAAAAAACGCTGGCAGCCATTGAAAAGGCGGACTATGCCATCGCGACTAGCTCTGGTATGAGTGCGGTTGTCCTAGCTCTGGAAATTTTTCCAGTCGGCTCCAAGGTTGTGGCAGCTAGGGACCTTTACGGGGGTTCCTTCCGCTGGTTTAATGACCAAGAAAAACAGGGGCGCTTTTATTTCACCTATACCAACTCCCAAGAAGAAATGCTGGCAGCTATTGGTGATGATACCGATATTGTCTATATTGAAACGCCGACCAATCCCCTTATGATTGAGTTTGATATAAAGGCAGTCGCTGAGTTGGCCCACCAAAAAGGGGCGGCCGTTATTGTGGATAATACCTTCTACAGTCCTATTTATCAAAATCCCATTGAGCTGGGGGCTGATATCGTTGTCCACTCGGCGACCAAGTACCTAGCTGGTCACAATGATGTCTTAGCAGGTGTTGTCATCACCAGCAATCAAGCCTACTATGATAAGCTCTTCGATAATCTTAATACGACTGGCCCCAACCTTTCGCCCTTTGATAGCTACATGCTCATGCGGGGGCTTAAGACCCTCAAGCTTCGGATGGAAGCTTCAACACAGAACGCAAGAGCTGTTGCCCAATACCTAGAGCAATCGCCTGCCGTTAAGGAAGTCCTCTATACGGGTAAGGGTGGCATGATCTCTTTCAAAGTCAAGGACCAAGCCAAAATTCCAACCATCATCAATAGTCTGCAGGTCTTCACCTTTGCGGAAAGCCTGGGAGGGGTGGAAAGTCTCATTACCTACCCAACCACCCAGACCCATGCTGATATTCCAGCAGATGTTAGGGCTTCCTATGGCTTGACAGATAATTTGTTACGGTTGTCTATTGGTATTGAAGATAAGGAAGATTTAATCGCCGATTTGGCCCAAGCCCTTAAGGCCTAA
- a CDS encoding putative polysaccharide biosynthesis protein, protein MAEKQLTQNEKMARGTFWATTGNTLSRLMGALYIIPWYAWMGKYGNQANALYGMGYNIYAYFLLLSTTGINVAVAKQIAKYNAMDKEDHSIHLIKGFLKLMGVVGLVFAIIMYLASPLFAIVSGTGPELIPVIHSLSLAVLVFPAMSVIRGIFQGYNDFKPYAMSQIFEQLIRVIWMLLTAYFIMQMGSGDYVTAVSQSTFAAFIGMIASMTVLVFYLNKAGLLKKIFAKEAKNIKIDTLGLLKETFKEAIPFIITGSAIQTLQLIDQGTFNNVLALFTNYSQTERNILFSYMSANPSKINMILISVATSIGGVGIPVITESFTKKRWEELRKVVVNNLQMLWLFILPAVVGSVILAKPIYVVFYGLPSKTAHYLFVFVMAETILLALYSLMAPMLQALFENRKAIQYFLWGILAKLVFQVPMLYVFGPYGPLVATALALWIPIVLMYFKIQEVTGFDHAEIRQDAKTILWMTIIMGLVVGLGYFGLSQVYPVVGRVSSLVHVVVLGALGVVVYGYFALRTRQIDGLLGRRAESLRQKFGIK, encoded by the coding sequence ATGGCAGAAAAACAACTGACTCAAAATGAAAAAATGGCTCGAGGGACCTTCTGGGCAACGACGGGGAATACCCTCAGTCGCCTCATGGGTGCCCTCTACATTATCCCATGGTATGCCTGGATGGGGAAGTATGGCAACCAAGCCAATGCCCTCTACGGTATGGGCTACAATATCTATGCCTACTTCCTCTTGCTGTCAACCACAGGTATTAATGTTGCCGTGGCCAAGCAAATTGCCAAGTACAATGCCATGGATAAGGAAGACCATTCCATTCACCTGATTAAGGGCTTCCTCAAGCTCATGGGCGTGGTCGGTCTGGTCTTCGCCATTATCATGTATCTGGCCTCACCACTTTTTGCCATTGTGTCGGGGACTGGGCCAGAGCTGATTCCGGTTATCCATAGCCTGTCCCTAGCCGTGCTGGTCTTCCCCGCCATGAGTGTTATTCGGGGGATTTTCCAAGGGTACAATGACTTTAAGCCCTATGCCATGAGCCAGATTTTTGAGCAACTGATTCGGGTTATCTGGATGCTTCTGACCGCCTACTTCATCATGCAGATGGGTTCGGGAGATTATGTGACAGCTGTCAGCCAGTCAACATTTGCCGCCTTTATCGGTATGATTGCCAGCATGACGGTTTTGGTTTTCTACCTCAATAAGGCAGGTCTACTCAAGAAAATTTTTGCCAAGGAAGCCAAAAATATTAAGATTGATACCTTGGGTCTACTCAAGGAAACCTTCAAGGAAGCCATTCCCTTTATCATCACGGGTTCAGCCATCCAAACCCTGCAGCTGATTGACCAAGGAACCTTCAATAATGTCCTAGCCCTTTTCACCAACTATAGCCAGACTGAACGTAATATCCTCTTTAGCTATATGTCTGCCAATCCAAGCAAAATCAATATGATCTTGATTTCGGTAGCCACCTCAATCGGAGGTGTCGGCATCCCGGTTATTACCGAGTCCTTCACCAAGAAAAGATGGGAGGAGCTCCGCAAGGTGGTTGTCAATAACCTGCAGATGCTTTGGCTCTTTATCCTGCCAGCGGTTGTCGGGTCGGTTATTCTGGCCAAACCTATCTATGTGGTCTTCTACGGTCTGCCAAGTAAGACGGCCCACTATCTCTTTGTCTTTGTTATGGCTGAGACAATCCTCCTAGCCCTCTATTCGCTCATGGCTCCTATGCTCCAGGCCCTTTTTGAAAATCGCAAGGCTATTCAATATTTCCTCTGGGGAATTTTGGCCAAGCTGGTCTTCCAGGTACCCATGCTCTATGTCTTTGGCCCATACGGTCCGCTGGTGGCAACAGCCCTGGCTCTCTGGATTCCTATCGTTCTTATGTATTTCAAAATCCAAGAAGTGACTGGTTTTGACCATGCTGAAATCAGACAGGATGCCAAAACTATTCTTTGGATGACCATTATTATGGGACTGGTCGTTGGTCTTGGCTACTTCGGCCTCAGTCAAGTTTATCCTGTTGTCGGCCGAGTTTCCAGTCTCGTCCATGTAGTCGTTCTCGGTGCTCTGGGCGTGGTTGTTTATGGTTACTTTGCCCTGCGTACCCGCCAGATTGATGGCCTCCTAGGTCGTCGTGCCGAGAGCCTGAGACAGAAGTTTGGAATTAAATAA